A stretch of the Candidatus Margulisiibacteriota bacterium genome encodes the following:
- a CDS encoding AtpZ/AtpI family protein, protein MEKDKKDKRNSGEIGRSMTVAYQIGFTLVGSVALFYFIGKWLDNFFHLHNIFMIGGVIFGAVGGFYVVYKIIMDMDSK, encoded by the coding sequence ATGGAAAAAGATAAAAAAGACAAAAGAAACAGCGGTGAAATAGGGAGAAGTATGACTGTTGCCTATCAGATAGGATTTACTCTCGTAGGCTCTGTGGCTTTGTTTTATTTTATAGGGAAATGGCTGGATAATTTTTTCCACCTGCATAATATATTTATGATCGGCGGTGTAATTTTCGGCGCGGTGGGTGGCTTTTATGTTGTTTATAAAATTATTATGGACATGGACTCCAAGTGA
- the fliE gene encoding flagellar hook-basal body complex protein FliE → MSDMSINSIGVIGNEQAVGKAGKGFATEFSNMLKQNIEETNSLLNKADNFVQDYTVNKTMDLHEVMIAVEEASMALNYTMQVRNRIIEGYQELMRIQV, encoded by the coding sequence ATGTCAGATATGTCAATCAATAGTATAGGGGTTATAGGAAATGAACAGGCAGTTGGCAAGGCTGGAAAAGGTTTCGCCACTGAATTTTCCAATATGTTAAAACAAAATATCGAAGAAACCAATAGTCTTTTAAATAAAGCTGATAATTTTGTTCAGGATTATACTGTAAATAAAACCATGGACTTACATGAGGTAATGATTGCTGTGGAGGAAGCCAGTATGGCCCTGAATTACACAATGCAGGTTCGTAACCGTATAATCGAAGGTTACCAAGAACTAATGAGAATTCAAGTCTGA
- a CDS encoding ATP synthase subunit I codes for MNYIFTYKNKTENIALLIYSLLAIYFTFNKPEWLPSLLLAVFVAFINFRLQLRSLLKYRQTGNKAMLFDIFYFVRLFNLAAVIVISFYLRPWLNPYITFLVLFTFSCISIFAKLITRSDVEDESN; via the coding sequence GTGAATTATATCTTTACCTATAAAAATAAAACAGAAAATATCGCGCTTCTGATTTACAGCCTGCTGGCAATTTATTTCACATTTAATAAACCCGAATGGTTGCCCAGCCTGTTGCTCGCGGTATTTGTGGCTTTTATTAATTTCCGTCTGCAGTTGCGTTCTTTGCTTAAATACCGGCAAACAGGAAACAAAGCAATGCTTTTCGATATTTTTTATTTCGTTCGTTTATTTAATCTGGCTGCGGTTATTGTAATATCGTTTTATCTGCGGCCCTGGCTAAACCCCTATATCACTTTTTTGGTATTGTTCACTTTTTCCTGCATTTCTATTTTCGCCAAATTAATAACTCGTTCTGACGTTGAAGATGAGAGTAATTAA
- a CDS encoding flagellar basal body rod C-terminal domain-containing protein, which produces MRFIVTILIMMFVIVFAGDGTIDIANSGMDFLEKQNGIIMENMVNLKTPGYREVKITSVSNPRDKTVLYSYSHVFNPGPFINSGKNLDFALEDKGFFMVRDNLGKILFTRDGRFEINENRQLVTVSGKFIVLDINRASISIPEYKTVKADNKGNLYDSDNNQIGQLGVFDVDDYKLLKSVNHVFFYIDDSMSGAVHDADSYNVKQGFYENSNVDYSRLMIKLSDTNKYNANTQLIQTRMKMLDTAIEIVNKN; this is translated from the coding sequence ATGAGATTTATAGTCACAATATTGATAATGATGTTCGTTATTGTTTTTGCCGGTGACGGCACTATTGACATTGCCAATAGCGGTATGGATTTTTTGGAAAAGCAAAACGGGATCATCATGGAGAATATGGTCAATTTAAAAACTCCCGGTTACAGGGAAGTAAAAATTACCTCTGTCAGTAATCCCAGAGACAAAACGGTTTTATATTCTTACTCTCATGTCTTTAACCCCGGACCCTTTATAAACAGCGGTAAGAATCTCGATTTCGCCCTCGAAGACAAAGGTTTCTTTATGGTCAGGGATAATCTGGGGAAAATACTGTTTACGCGTGACGGCCGTTTTGAAATTAACGAGAACAGGCAACTGGTTACCGTTTCCGGCAAATTTATTGTTCTGGACATAAACCGGGCCTCCATTTCTATACCCGAATATAAAACAGTAAAAGCCGATAACAAGGGCAATTTGTATGACAGCGACAATAATCAGATAGGGCAATTAGGGGTTTTTGACGTTGATGACTACAAGCTTTTGAAAAGCGTTAATCATGTATTTTTTTATATTGATGATAGTATGTCCGGTGCTGTCCATGATGCCGATAGTTACAATGTCAAACAGGGTTTTTACGAGAATTCTAACGTAGATTATTCCCGGCTTATGATCAAGCTGTCTGATACCAATAAATACAACGCCAACACTCAGCTTATTCAGACCCGCATGAAAATGCTGGATACCGCCATCGAAATAGTTAATAAAAATTAA
- a CDS encoding EscU/YscU/HrcU family type III secretion system export apparatus switch protein, whose product MAEEGKKTDIKVAAAIKYDSEKNAAPILVAKGKGSIAEEIIRLAEENEVPLYQDSSLAKLLSSLELETEVPPELYTLVAEVLAFVYKLEQKKKGKSKFDNLRSNPGPK is encoded by the coding sequence ATGGCTGAAGAAGGTAAAAAAACAGATATCAAAGTCGCGGCAGCGATTAAATATGATTCCGAAAAGAATGCCGCGCCAATTCTCGTGGCCAAAGGAAAGGGCAGCATAGCCGAAGAAATAATTCGTCTGGCTGAGGAAAATGAAGTGCCTCTTTATCAGGATTCTTCGCTGGCCAAACTCTTGTCCTCACTGGAACTGGAAACCGAAGTCCCGCCCGAGCTCTATACTTTGGTCGCGGAAGTTCTGGCCTTTGTTTACAAGCTCGAACAAAAGAAGAAGGGTAAAAGCAAATTTGATAATTTAAGATCAAACCCGGGGCCAAAATGA